From the genome of Pseudomonas sp. PDM14:
GATGCAGCATGTGGTCTTCAACGCCTACACCAACGCCACCCTGTCGGTGCTGTTCCTGTTCGTGGTCCTCAGCGTGCTGTTCTACGCGATCAAGGTGGGCCGCGCGTCGTGGATCAAGCCGGAGCCTAGCGACCGGGAAGCGCCGTACCAGGCGATTCCGGCCGATGCGCCAGGGGTGACGCATGTTTAACGACCTCAGCCGCATGGGGAAATACCTCGGCCAGGCCGCACGGATGCTGGTTGGCATGCCCGACTACGACACGTACGTCGAGCATATGGGCAACAAGCATCCGGACCTGCCGGTGATGAGCTACGAGGCGTTTTTCCGTGAGCGCCAGGAGGCGCGCTACGGTGGCGGAAAGGGCAGACCTATCCGCTGCTGTTGAGCCTGGCTCGCTGAGCGCCGCACGCGACGCTCGGCGAGGCAGGTTAAGGTTGAGTGCACTACCCACACGCCACGACTCGTCGTGGCGTGTTCTTTTCCGGGCGGATAAAGCGCAGCTCATCCGCCATTCAACCCGCTCGGTGGACGATAGGCTCCGCCTTCCGCAGGACGATTCCGATGTCACAGACTCCCATTCCCGTCACCGTGCTCAGCGGTTTTCTCGGTGCCGGCAAGACCACCCTGCTGCGCCACATGCTGCAGGCCGAGCACGGCCTCAAGTTGGCGGTGATCGAGAACGAATACAGCGACACGCCGATCGACAGCCAGCTGCTGGGCGATGAGCCCGTGCAGGTGATGACCCTGGCCAACGGTTGTGTCTGCTGCTCGATCCATGTCGAGCTGGAAAAGGCCCTGTACCTGCTGCTGGACAAGCTCGACAGCGGCGAGCTGGCCTTCGACCGCCTGGTGATCGAGTGCACCGGCCTGGCCGACCCGGCGCCGGTGGCGCAGACCTTCTTCGCCGGTGACGAGCTGTGCGAACGCTACGTGCTCGACGGCATCATCACCCTGGTCGACGCGGCCAACGCCGAACGCCATCTGCAGGAAACCATCGCCCAGGCCCAGGTCGGGTTCGCTGACCGCATCCTGCTGAGCAAGACCGACCTGGTCGGTGCCGAGCACATCGACGCTTTGCGTCAGCGTCTGCAGCGCATCAACCGCCGCGCGCCGATCGCCGTGGTTGAGCATGGCCGCATCGACCTTGCCGAGCTGCTGGATATTCGCGGCTTCAATCTCAATGCCGATATCGCACCGGCGCTGACGCTGCGCCCGCTGACGCCCGTTGGCGCCAGTCCGGACCGTATCGCCACCCTGGTGCTGAAGAGCGAGCAGGCGCTGGATATCGACAAGTTGAGCGCCTTCATGGAGCGCCTGCTGGAAGAGCACGGCAACTCGCTGCTGCGCTACAAGGGCGTGCTGGATGTGGCTGGCGAACCGCGGCGCATGGTGTTCCAGGGCGTGCTGCGCCTGTACGGCTTCGACTTCGACAGCGAGTGGGGCGCCGACGAGAAGCGCGAGAGCGTGATCGTGTTCATCGGCGACAACCTGCCAGAGGCGGAGATTCGCCAGGGCTTTGCCGAGGTGGTCCGCTAGACGGTCGGTTCGTCGGCCAGCCCCAGCGCGTAGAACACCGCCAGCGCGGCGAAGGCGTCTTCACCGGCGTACTGCACCTGGTGTTCCGATAGCTGCGTGGCCGCCCAGTTGGAGGTGGTGGCCGACTTGGACTTGCGCAGTTGCCGGCCCAGGGCGATGGCCACTGCCGTGCGCACGCCGACTGCCTGCTTGTAGCCGAGCCGGCGCATGCCGCTGGCCAGGTCGATGCTGGCGCCGAGCTGCACGCCCAGCTTGCGCTGCAAGGGGCCGCGGTCGGATTTGAGGCCGAAGCCGACCTTGATCAGCTGCTGCGACTCGATCACCTCACGCAGGAAGTCGAGTGGCGGGTTACTGCTCAGCTGCACGATGAAGGCCTGCTCGCGGGTGGCGAACTGCAGCACATGCGGGCCGGTACGTGGCGCATCGCTGGTGAAACAGGGTTTTGACTCGGTATCGAAGCCGATGAAGCGCTCGCGCCGCAGTGCCTGCAGGGCCGTGGCGAAGTCTTCCGGCGTGCGCAGTACGTGGATGCTCTGCAGCGGCAGGGCGTCGAACGGCGGCAGCAGCCTGATCTGCTCCTTGCTCGGCCGTTCGCGGTACTGGCGCTTGGCTTTCGACGGCTGATCCGTGCTCATCGTGGTCTTCTGTGGCTGCGGTTACGAGCCACCCTACGGTATAGGCCGGGCATTACAAAGCGTGGTTTCAGTTCGGGCGGCACAAAACACTTGGCGCACCCAGCGCAGCCGCCACACCTCGGTGGTTTCGAGGGCATAAAAAAGCCCGGCATCGGCCGGGCTCTTTCTGTTGCGGGTGCTGGGCTTAGTTGCCGTACACCGGCAGCTTGGTGCAGATGGCTTTGACCTTCTCACGAACGGCATCGATCACCGCTTCGTTGTTCAGGTCGGCCAGGATGTCGCAGATCCAGCCAGCCAGTTCCTTGCACTCGGCCTCCTTGAAACCACGCGTGGTGACAGCCGGGGTGCCGAAGCGCAGGCCGGATGTCACGAACGGGGAGCGTGGGTCGTTCGGCACCGAGTTCTTGTTGACGGTGATGAAGGCTTTGCCCAGTGCGGCGTCAGCGTCCTTACCGGAGATTTCCTGTTTGATCAGCGAGAGCAGGAACAGGTGGTTCTGGGTGCCGCCGGACACCACGTCGAAGCCGCGCTCGATGAACACGCCGGCCATGGCCTGGGCATTCTTCACCACTTGTTGCTGGTAGGCCTTGAACTCAGGCTGCAGCGCTTCCTTGAAGCACACGGCCTTGGCCGCGATGACGTGCTCCAGCGGGCCGCCCTGGGCGCCCGGGAAGACGGCCGAGTTGAGCTTTTTCTCGATATCGGCGTTGGCCTTGGCCAGGATCAGGCCGCCACGCGGACCGCGCAGGGTCTTGTGGGTGGTGGTGGTGACCACGTCGGCGAACGGTACCGGGTTCGGGTACACGCCCGCGGCGACCAGGCCGGCCACGTGGGCCATGTCGACGAACAGGTAGGCACCGACCTTGTCGGCGATGGCGCGGAAGCGGGCGAAGTCCAGTACCTGCGAGTAGGCGCTGAAACCGGCAACGATCATCTTCGGCTTGTGCTCGACGGCCAGGCGCTCGACTTCGTCGTAGTCGATCAGGCCGGCATCTGTGATGCCGTACTGCACGGCGTTGTACAGCTTGCCGGAGGAGGAAACGGAGGCGCCGTGGGTCAGGTGGCCGCCGTGGGCCAGGCTCATGCCGAGGATGGTGTCGCCGGCGCTCAGCAGGGCCAGGTAGACAGCGGCGTTGGCCTGGGAGCCCGCGTGCGGCTGGACGTTGGCGTAGTCGGCGCCGAACAGCTCTTTGGCGCGGTCGATGGCAAGCTGCTCGACCACGTCGACGTACTCGCAGCCACCGTAGTAGCGCTTGCCCGGGTAGCCTTCGGCGTACTTGTTGGTCAGCACGCTGCCCTGAGCTTCCATCACCGCTGGGCTGGTGTAGTTCTCGGAAGCGATCAGCTCGATGTGCTCTTCCTGGCGCTGGGCTTCTTGCTCCATCGCGGCAAACAGGTCGGCGTCGTAACGGGCGAGGGTCAAATCACGGCTGAACATGGCGGTCCTCTGCGGATCGGTGCGGGAAAAAGGCGCGCATTCTAACCCATAGCTCGGGCGCTGGCATATGAAAGCCAGTCATGTGACGGACAAGTGGCCTTCATCCGCACCGGGCCCTCTCGGCCGAGGGCTCTGCGCGGCGGTTTGCCTGGCCGGCGGGGTCAGTTGAGGACGAACAGGGCGGCGCCGCTGAACATCGCCTCGAACTTGCTGGCCGGCATTGGCTTGCCGAACAGGTAGCCCTGCACCTCGTCGCAGCCGTGGTCGCGGAGGAAGTCGAGCTGCTCCTGGCGCTCGACGCCCTCGGCGATGACCGAGAGGTTCAGGCTGTGCGCCATGGCGATGATGGCGCGGGCGATCTGCGCGTCCTGCTGGCCGCCGGGCAGGCCGTCGACGAAGCTGCGGTCGATCTTCAGCACGTCGATGGGGAACTGCTTGAGGTAGTTCAGCGACGAGTAGCCGGTGCCGAAGTCGTCGACCGCGATGCACAGACCGAGCTTCTTCAGGCTGACGAGGATCTGCAGGGTTTCGCTGACGTCGCGCATCAGGATGCTCTCGGTCAGCTCCAGCTCCAGGCACGCCGGGGCGATGCCGCTTTCGCCGAGGATGCGCGAGATGCGCATGCCCAGCTGGCCGTCGGCGAACTGGCGGGCGGAAAGGTTGACCGAGACCTTGGGCACGCGCACCCGGGCGTTGTGCCAGGTCTTCAGCTGACGGCAGGCTTCGGCGATCACCCAGTCACCGACCTGCACCACCAGGCCGAGCTCTTCCAGCACCGGAATGAACTCGCCCGGCGCGACCAGGCCGCGTACCGGGTGCTGCCAGCGCAGCAGCGCCTCGACGCCGGTCAGGCGCTTGCCGTCGCTGGAGAGCTGCGGCTGGTAGTACAGGCGGAACTGGTCCTGCTCGAGGGCGTGGCGCAGGTCGCTTTCCAGCTCCAGGCGCTGCAGGGCGGTGGCGTTCATGTCCGCCTGGTAGAACTGGAAGTTGTTCTTGCCGCGCTCCTTGGCATGGTACATGGCGGTGTCGGCGTTCTTCATCAGCTGGCTCAGCTCGTCGCCGTCCTGCGGGCTCAGGGCGATGCCGATACTGGCGGTGACGAAGAATTCGCGGCCCTGCAGCACGAAGGGCTGCGACAGGCTGGCGAGAATCTGCTCGGCAACGTGGATGGCGCGGTTCAGTGCGCCCTCGCGGGTGTTGCGCGGGCGCAGCAGCAGGGTGAATTCGTCGCCGCCCATGCGCGCCACCGTGTCGTCCTCGTCGACGCAGGCGGCCAGGCGCACGGCCACGTCCTTGAGCATGCGGTCGCCGGCGGCGTGGCCGAGGGAGTCGTTGATCGGCTTGAAGCGGTCGAGGTCGAGGAACATCAGCACCACCCACTCATCATGCCGCTCGGCATGCTGCAGGGCGGTGTGCAGGCGGTCCTGGAACAGCGTGCGGTTGGGCAGCAGGGTCAGGGCGTCGTAGTAGGCCAGGCGGTGGATGCGCTGTTCGCTGGCCTTGCGTTCGCTGATGTCGTTGAAGAAACACACGTAGCTGACCAGGTCGCCGTCTTCGTCCTGCACCGCAGTGATGCCGACCCAGGCCGGGTACTGTTCGTCGTTCTTGCGCTTGAGCCACAGCTCGCCTTCCCAGATGCCGTTCTTGTTCAGCTGGGTGAGGATGAAGGTCAGCTGGCCGGCCTGCTGACGGTCGGCGGTGAGCATGGCCGGCAGCTGGTCGAGCACTTCCGCGGTGGTGTAGCCGCTGATGCGCTGGAAGGTCTTGTTGGTCTGCACGATGTAGCCGGCCGGGTCGGTGACCAGGATCGCCGCCGTGGAGTGCTCGAAAACCGTGGCGGCCATGCGCAGGTCACGCTCGGCGCGGCGCTGCTGGCTGATGTCGCGGCCGATGCCGAGCACGCCTTCGAAACGGTCCGACTCGTCCCACATCAGCGTCACGCGCATTTCCACGGTGATCTTGCGACCATCGGCGCGCAGGCAGTCGAAGACGAACGGCTTGGCGGTCAGGCGGGTCTGCAGGTCGGCGAGCAGGTGTGGCTCGCCCTGGGCCTTGGCCACTTCGTCGAGCAGGGCCAGCACGCCGCTGAGCTGGCGCGGGTTGGTCACGGCGCTGAACAGGCCGTTCTGCAGGATCCACTCGGGGCTGTAGCCGAAGAAGGCTTCCGCCGAGGGGCTGACGTAGGTCAGGCGCAGGTCGCTGTTGGACGACAGGATCACGTCGCTGATGCTTTCCGCCAGCAGGCGGTAGCGGCGTTCGCTGTCACTCAGGCTGGCTTGGGCGCAGATCTCGTTGTTGATGTCCTTGGCCACGCCGATCAGGCGGCTGACCCGGCCCTGTGCGTCGCGGCTGAGGGCGTGCTCGCGGATATCGAACCAGTGCCAGCTGCCGTCGCGGTGGCGCCAGCGCAACTGGCATTGCAGGGTCTGGCGGTTGCCGACGACCTTCTGCAGGTTGCGCACGCGCTGGTACAGCTCGAAGTCGTCGGGGTGGAGGATCTTCTCCCACAGCTTGTCGCCCATCAGGCGCAGCTCGTCCTTGCTGTAGCCGAGGTCCGGGCCCAGGCGGTTGTTGCTGAACAGCACGCGCTGGTTGGTCATGTCGTGCACGTACAGGGTATCCGGCACGGCGCGCACCACGTCCGACCAGAAGCGTTCGCGCTCGACCAGCGACAGCTCGACGCGCTTGCGGCTGGTGATGTCCTGCAGGCTCACTGTTACCGCGTGCAGTTCTTCGCGGCGCTGCGGCAGCTGCACGGTCAGCCACAGGTAACGCTCGAAGCCCTGCGGGGTGAGGATCTTGCTCTCGAAGCTGGTTTCCGCGCGGCTGTCGAGCAGCGCGCAGATCAGTGCGTAGCGGATGCCGCCGATGCGCAGCGGGCCATGGCCGATCATGTGTGGCCAGATCTGCTCGACCGTGTCGACTTCCAGCAGGCGCAGGGTCAGCTGGTTGACCTCGGTGATGCGGAACAGCTGCAGCAGCGACTCCAGGGCCTGCGGGTTGGCCTCCAACCAGTTGGCGAACTGTGCGCTGCTGTTCAGGCCCTGTTCGCGCAGGTAGCGTTCCAGGGCGCTGAAGTCGAACACGCAGAGCGCCACGCCGCTGCCTTCGAAGATGTCCTGATAACGCCGGCGGGTGTCCTGTAGTACGCGCATGGCGTGCTGCTGCTCGGTCACGTCGCGCAATACCCAGGCCTGGCCGGAGGCCTTGGCGCCGCTGCTGGCGAGCACGTGGCAGGTCACCGTGTACAGGCGTTTCTGGCCGTTCTGCAGGATTTCCACCGGGTCGCTGTCGCCACGTCGGGAGTTTTCCAGCCAGGGCGCCAGGGCCGGCAGCAGGTTGAGCAGGTGGCGGGTGCTGGCGGCGGCGCTGGTCAGGCCGAACATCTGCTCGGCGCGCGGGTTGAGGTAGGTGATGAGGCCGTCGGCCTGGGTCACCAGCACGCGCTCGTCGATGGCACCGAGTGCGCCGATGGCATCTTCCAGCGAGCGCCGCGACAGGTCGTGGGATTCGCGCAGGCTGCGCTGCTCGCGCAGCAGGCCGAACAGGGCGAGCAGGGCGAGGGTGGCGCAGAGGATGAACAGCAGCAGCTTGCCCGCCTGCAGCGGCAGCAAGTCGGCGCGCACCCTGGCTTCGTCGAACAGCGCGTGCAGCTGCCAGTCACTGCTGCTCAGGCCGGTCTGCAGAATGCTCTGCGCGTGCTCGCTGTCGCTCAGGGGCGAGCTGTTCAGGGCTGTATCGGTATTCGCCTCGGTCTGGCGCAGGATCACCTGGCCACTGCGTTGGTCCTCGAGCAGCCAGGGCTGCTGTTCGCGGATGGCCGGCAGCCAGTTGTTCAGCGCACTCAACTGCAGGCGCAGCAGCCAACCGCCGCTCTGGTCGTTCGGCTTGCCCAGGATGAGGTAGATCAAACCGTTTTCGCGCGGGCCGTAGGCGTAATGGTAAGAGGCGTCCTTGTGGCTCAGTAGCTGGGCCAGCAGTGCGCTTTCATCCGCTGCCGGCGCGCTGTCGGCGAGGATGCGGCCCTGCGCGTCGAACCAGGCCAGGCTGTGCAGGGCGGGGTAGATTTCGTGCAGGTGGCCGAGCAGGCCCGCCAGCTTGTCTGCGCTGGGCGGCTCGGGGGCGTACTGTTCGAGGTAGACCTTGCCAGCCTCGGCCTTGAGTTTCATCGCCAGGCCCAAATGGCCGGCGAGCTGCGTGCTGTAGGCCAGGCTGCGCTGGCGCAAGCCGTCTTCCTGCTGCTGGAACTCCTGCTGCAATTGCCACAGCAGCAGGCCCAGCATCAGCGCGACCAGCAGGCCGAGGGCGCCTTTGAGCGAGCCTCGGCGGGGGCCGGCGGACAGATCGCCCCGTGAACGAGGCTTGCGGCGAGGGTGTGTGGGCACGCGCGAAATCCTGCTAATTACTGCAGCCGTATTAAAGACTGTAAGCCAGGCGAACAAAGCGGGCTAGCATGCCCGTAAGTCGGGCAAAGTGCCATCACTGTCCGTCGCCCACGGGTTTGCCCAGTCTGGCGCATTCCGGTAGCTTTGCCGCACGTGCGCGGGAGCAGGGTCTATCATGCTGACTCGCCCGACGTTTTCGTCGCGGCCGTTCGGCCGGCGACGCGGTTTTCTCTCTTATATACGCAGAACCAAGGTCCCCATGGCTCAATACGTCTACACCATGCATCGGCTCGGCAAGGTCGTGCCGCCGAAGCGGGAAATCCTCAAGAACATCTCCCTGTCGTTCTTCCCCGGCGCCAAGATCGGCGTGCTCGGCCTCAACGGCTCGGGCAAGTCCACCCTGCTGAAGATCATGGCGGGCGTCGACACCGAGTTCGACGGCGAAGCCCGTGCCATGCCGGAGCTGAATGTCGGCTACCTGCCGCAGGAGCCGCAGCTCGACCCGAACAAGACCGTGCGTGAAGTGGTGGAAGAAGCCGTCAGCGTGATCAAGGACGCCCAGGCCCGTCTCGACGAGGTCTACGCCGCCTACGCCGAACCGGATGCCGACTTCGACAAGCTGGCTGCCGAGCAGGCCAAGCTCGAAGCCATCCTGCAGTCCGCTGACGGCCACAACCTCGAGCGCCAGCTGGAAGTCGCCGCCGACGCCCTGCGCCTGCCGGCCTGGGACGCCAAGGTCGAACACCTGTCCGGTGGTGAGAAGCGCCGCGTGGCCCTGTGCCGCCTGCTGCTGTCCGCGCCGGACATGCTGCTGCTGGATGAGCCGACCAACCACCTGGACGCCGATTCCGTCGCCTGGCTGGAGCATTTCCTCCACGACTTCCCCGGCACCGTGGTGGCGATCACCCACGATCGCTACTTCCTCGACAACGTCGCCGGCTGGATTCTCGAACTCGACCGCGGCGCGGGTATCCCGTACGAAGGCAACTACTCCGGCTGGCTGGAGGCCAAGTCCGCGCGTCTGGCGCAGGAGTCCAAGCAGCAGTCGGCCCACGAAAAGGCCATGAAAGACGAACTGGAGTGGGTGCGCAAAGGCGCCAAGGCTCGCCAGTCGAAATCCAAGGCTCGCCTGCAACGTTTCGAAGAAATGCAGTCGCAGGAATTCCAGAAGCGCAGCGAGACCAACGAAATCTACATCCCGGCCGGTCCGCGCCTGGGCGACAAGGTCATCGACTTCATCAACGTCAGCAAGGGCTACGGCGACCGTGCGCTGATCGACAACCTGTCGTTCAGCATGCCCAAGGGCGCCATCGTCGGTGTGATCGGCGGCAACGGCGCGGGTAAGTCCACCCTGTTCCGCATGCTGATGGGCAAGGAGCAGCCGGACTCGGGCAGCATCGAGATCGGTGAAACCGTGCAGCTGGCCTGCGTCGACCAGAGCCGCGACGACCTCGACGGCAGCAAGACCGTGTGGGAAGCCGTTTCCGGCGGCGCCGACATGATCAAGATCGGCAACTACGAGGTGCCGTCGCGAACCTACGTCGGCCGCTTCAACTTCAAGGGCGGCGACCAGCAGAAGTTCGTCAAGGACCTCTCCGGTGGTGAGCGTGGCCGTCTGCACCTGGCCCTGACCCTGAAGGAAGGCGCCAACGTCCTGCTGCTCGACGAACCGTCCAACGACCTCGACGTGGAAACCCTGCGTTCGCTGGAAGAGGCGCTGCTCGACTT
Proteins encoded in this window:
- the yjiA gene encoding GTPase encodes the protein MSQTPIPVTVLSGFLGAGKTTLLRHMLQAEHGLKLAVIENEYSDTPIDSQLLGDEPVQVMTLANGCVCCSIHVELEKALYLLLDKLDSGELAFDRLVIECTGLADPAPVAQTFFAGDELCERYVLDGIITLVDAANAERHLQETIAQAQVGFADRILLSKTDLVGAEHIDALRQRLQRINRRAPIAVVEHGRIDLAELLDIRGFNLNADIAPALTLRPLTPVGASPDRIATLVLKSEQALDIDKLSAFMERLLEEHGNSLLRYKGVLDVAGEPRRMVFQGVLRLYGFDFDSEWGADEKRESVIVFIGDNLPEAEIRQGFAEVVR
- a CDS encoding 3'-5' exonuclease encodes the protein MSTDQPSKAKRQYRERPSKEQIRLLPPFDALPLQSIHVLRTPEDFATALQALRRERFIGFDTESKPCFTSDAPRTGPHVLQFATREQAFIVQLSSNPPLDFLREVIESQQLIKVGFGLKSDRGPLQRKLGVQLGASIDLASGMRRLGYKQAVGVRTAVAIALGRQLRKSKSATTSNWAATQLSEHQVQYAGEDAFAALAVFYALGLADEPTV
- a CDS encoding YbdD/YjiX family protein, with amino-acid sequence MFNDLSRMGKYLGQAARMLVGMPDYDTYVEHMGNKHPDLPVMSYEAFFRERQEARYGGGKGRPIRCC
- the glyA gene encoding serine hydroxymethyltransferase, with the protein product MFSRDLTLARYDADLFAAMEQEAQRQEEHIELIASENYTSPAVMEAQGSVLTNKYAEGYPGKRYYGGCEYVDVVEQLAIDRAKELFGADYANVQPHAGSQANAAVYLALLSAGDTILGMSLAHGGHLTHGASVSSSGKLYNAVQYGITDAGLIDYDEVERLAVEHKPKMIVAGFSAYSQVLDFARFRAIADKVGAYLFVDMAHVAGLVAAGVYPNPVPFADVVTTTTHKTLRGPRGGLILAKANADIEKKLNSAVFPGAQGGPLEHVIAAKAVCFKEALQPEFKAYQQQVVKNAQAMAGVFIERGFDVVSGGTQNHLFLLSLIKQEISGKDADAALGKAFITVNKNSVPNDPRSPFVTSGLRFGTPAVTTRGFKEAECKELAGWICDILADLNNEAVIDAVREKVKAICTKLPVYGN
- a CDS encoding EAL domain-containing protein, which codes for MLGLLLWQLQQEFQQQEDGLRQRSLAYSTQLAGHLGLAMKLKAEAGKVYLEQYAPEPPSADKLAGLLGHLHEIYPALHSLAWFDAQGRILADSAPAADESALLAQLLSHKDASYHYAYGPRENGLIYLILGKPNDQSGGWLLRLQLSALNNWLPAIREQQPWLLEDQRSGQVILRQTEANTDTALNSSPLSDSEHAQSILQTGLSSSDWQLHALFDEARVRADLLPLQAGKLLLFILCATLALLALFGLLREQRSLRESHDLSRRSLEDAIGALGAIDERVLVTQADGLITYLNPRAEQMFGLTSAAASTRHLLNLLPALAPWLENSRRGDSDPVEILQNGQKRLYTVTCHVLASSGAKASGQAWVLRDVTEQQHAMRVLQDTRRRYQDIFEGSGVALCVFDFSALERYLREQGLNSSAQFANWLEANPQALESLLQLFRITEVNQLTLRLLEVDTVEQIWPHMIGHGPLRIGGIRYALICALLDSRAETSFESKILTPQGFERYLWLTVQLPQRREELHAVTVSLQDITSRKRVELSLVERERFWSDVVRAVPDTLYVHDMTNQRVLFSNNRLGPDLGYSKDELRLMGDKLWEKILHPDDFELYQRVRNLQKVVGNRQTLQCQLRWRHRDGSWHWFDIREHALSRDAQGRVSRLIGVAKDINNEICAQASLSDSERRYRLLAESISDVILSSNSDLRLTYVSPSAEAFFGYSPEWILQNGLFSAVTNPRQLSGVLALLDEVAKAQGEPHLLADLQTRLTAKPFVFDCLRADGRKITVEMRVTLMWDESDRFEGVLGIGRDISQQRRAERDLRMAATVFEHSTAAILVTDPAGYIVQTNKTFQRISGYTTAEVLDQLPAMLTADRQQAGQLTFILTQLNKNGIWEGELWLKRKNDEQYPAWVGITAVQDEDGDLVSYVCFFNDISERKASEQRIHRLAYYDALTLLPNRTLFQDRLHTALQHAERHDEWVVLMFLDLDRFKPINDSLGHAAGDRMLKDVAVRLAACVDEDDTVARMGGDEFTLLLRPRNTREGALNRAIHVAEQILASLSQPFVLQGREFFVTASIGIALSPQDGDELSQLMKNADTAMYHAKERGKNNFQFYQADMNATALQRLELESDLRHALEQDQFRLYYQPQLSSDGKRLTGVEALLRWQHPVRGLVAPGEFIPVLEELGLVVQVGDWVIAEACRQLKTWHNARVRVPKVSVNLSARQFADGQLGMRISRILGESGIAPACLELELTESILMRDVSETLQILVSLKKLGLCIAVDDFGTGYSSLNYLKQFPIDVLKIDRSFVDGLPGGQQDAQIARAIIAMAHSLNLSVIAEGVERQEQLDFLRDHGCDEVQGYLFGKPMPASKFEAMFSGAALFVLN
- the ettA gene encoding energy-dependent translational throttle protein EttA; amino-acid sequence: MAQYVYTMHRLGKVVPPKREILKNISLSFFPGAKIGVLGLNGSGKSTLLKIMAGVDTEFDGEARAMPELNVGYLPQEPQLDPNKTVREVVEEAVSVIKDAQARLDEVYAAYAEPDADFDKLAAEQAKLEAILQSADGHNLERQLEVAADALRLPAWDAKVEHLSGGEKRRVALCRLLLSAPDMLLLDEPTNHLDADSVAWLEHFLHDFPGTVVAITHDRYFLDNVAGWILELDRGAGIPYEGNYSGWLEAKSARLAQESKQQSAHEKAMKDELEWVRKGAKARQSKSKARLQRFEEMQSQEFQKRSETNEIYIPAGPRLGDKVIDFINVSKGYGDRALIDNLSFSMPKGAIVGVIGGNGAGKSTLFRMLMGKEQPDSGSIEIGETVQLACVDQSRDDLDGSKTVWEAVSGGADMIKIGNYEVPSRTYVGRFNFKGGDQQKFVKDLSGGERGRLHLALTLKEGANVLLLDEPSNDLDVETLRSLEEALLDFPGAAIVISHDRWFLDRVATHILAYEDDSHIEFFEGNYTEYEADRKKRLGEAAAQPHRVRHKKLAQ